Proteins encoded together in one Penicillium digitatum chromosome 1, complete sequence window:
- a CDS encoding Catechol dioxygenase, putative has protein sequence MDPSKVKIPPMKDQTVDNITDNVITINSLCEDERMKYILERLVTHLHDFARETRLSSDEWMTGLRFLTEVGQICTDVRQEFILLSDVLGLSILVDSIDHPKPKGSTEGTVLGPFHTHDAVEMPAGDSMSHDPKGEPLLVVCTLRDLQGLPVEDVKIDIWETDSTGHYDVQYAGRKRPDGRCVMRSDHTGVFWFKAITPVPYPIPHDGPVGKLLKKLHRHPYRPSHLHFMFEKEGYDHLVTALYLRNDPYETSDAVFGVKDSLTVDIGKADAEIAKKYHVAEGHPLLTYDFVLVSDEETSKLRAHNSKVALDKLGRKVKIVNGLPVPDLD, from the exons ATGGATCCCTCCAAAGTCAAGATCCCACCAATGAAAGATCAAACAGTGGACAACATCACCGACAATGTAATCACCATCAACAGTCTCTGCGAAGACGAGCGCATGAAATACATTCTTGAGCGCCTAGTAACCCATCTGCACGACTTCGCCCGCGAAACCCGTCTCAGCAGTGACGAATGGATGACCGGCCTCCGCTTCCTGACAGAAGTCGGCCAGATCTGCACAGACGTGAGACAGGAATTCATCCTGCTGTCCGACGTGCTCGGACTATCCATCCTCGTCGACTCAATCGACCACCCAAAACCCAAGGGATCCACTGAGGGAACGGTCCTGGGCCCTTTCCACACGCACGACGCGGTGGAAATGCCAGCCGGTGATTCCATGTCGCATGATCCCAAAGGCGAGCCCTTGTTGGTTGTTTGTACTCTGCGGGACTTGCAGGGGTTGCCGGTGGAAGATGTCAAGATTGATATCTGGGAGACGGATTCGACGGGACATTATGATGTCCAGTATGCCGGGAGGAAGAGGCCGGATGGGAGGTGTGTTATGCGCTCCGATCACACGGGCGTCTTTTGGTTTAAGGCGATTACGCCGGTGCCGTATCCGATTCCTCATGATGGGCCGGTTGGGAAATTATTGAAGAAGTTACATCGTCATCCGTATCGTCCTTCGCATCTGCATTTTATGTTTGAGAAAGAAGGTTATGACCATTTGGTAAC TGCTCTATACCTCCGCAACGACCCTTACGAAACCTCAGATGCTGTCTTCGGCGTCAAGGATTCCTTGACTGTAGACATAGGCAAGGCCGACGCTGAGATTGCTAAGAAATATCACGTCGCCGAGGGTCATCCTCTCCTCACATATGACTTCGTGCTTGTGTCCGATGAAGAGACGAGCAAGCTGCGTGCGCACAATTCCAAGGTCGCTCTGGACAAGCTTGGCCGGAAAGTCAAGATTGTCAATGGGCTGCCTGTGCCGGACCTGGATTAA